One segment of Stenotrophomonas sp. SAU14A_NAIMI4_8 DNA contains the following:
- a CDS encoding ribokinase produces MSSSVVVVGSFNVDHVWRCEALPAPGATIAGRYSTGPGGKGFNQAVAASRAGADTHFLCALGDDAGGAMARDLAAQDGFALIAEASAEPTGTAGIYVDARGRNTIVIGPGANAALSTDFLQQQQALLAGAKVVLVQLESPVQTIEAALAAAREAGVTTVLNAAPADAPSSIGLLKLADVITPNETEFAALLGRHVGERVDADDVAALDGASLHALCRKLVGNGTVVVTLGAVGVFVSHADEQLRGDTQPYYRVGAEQVQAIDTTGAGDAFNGALAASIAQVPDAPFARHVRFANQFAGRSTEKEGAAAAMPRFTPADV; encoded by the coding sequence ATGAGCAGCAGTGTCGTTGTCGTCGGTTCCTTCAATGTCGATCACGTGTGGCGGTGCGAAGCACTGCCGGCACCGGGTGCGACCATTGCCGGCCGTTACAGCACCGGCCCCGGTGGCAAGGGCTTCAACCAGGCGGTTGCCGCCAGCCGTGCCGGTGCCGACACGCACTTCCTGTGCGCGCTGGGCGACGACGCCGGTGGCGCCATGGCCCGTGACCTGGCCGCGCAGGACGGCTTCGCCCTGATCGCCGAGGCCAGCGCCGAGCCGACCGGCACCGCCGGTATCTACGTGGATGCCCGTGGCCGCAACACCATCGTGATCGGCCCCGGCGCCAATGCCGCCCTCAGCACCGACTTCCTGCAGCAGCAGCAGGCCCTGCTGGCCGGCGCCAAGGTGGTACTGGTGCAGCTGGAATCGCCGGTGCAGACCATCGAAGCGGCGCTGGCCGCCGCCCGCGAAGCCGGTGTGACCACCGTGCTCAACGCGGCCCCGGCCGACGCCCCCTCGAGCATCGGCCTGCTGAAGCTGGCCGATGTGATCACCCCGAACGAGACCGAGTTCGCCGCCCTGCTCGGCCGCCACGTGGGCGAGCGCGTGGACGCCGACGATGTGGCCGCACTGGACGGCGCCAGCCTGCATGCGCTGTGCCGCAAGCTGGTGGGCAACGGCACCGTGGTGGTCACCCTGGGTGCGGTGGGTGTGTTCGTGTCGCATGCCGACGAGCAGCTGCGCGGCGATACGCAGCCCTACTACCGCGTGGGTGCCGAACAGGTGCAGGCGATCGACACCACCGGTGCCGGTGACGCGTTCAACGGCGCACTGGCCGCTTCGATCGCCCAGGTGCCGGACGCCCCGTTCGCGCGCCACGTGCGCTTCGCCAACCAGTTCGCCGGCCGTTCCACCGAAAAGGAAGGCGCCGCCGCGGCCATGCCGCGCTTCACCCCGGCTGACGTGTAA
- a CDS encoding class I SAM-dependent methyltransferase, producing MTPPISSPTYLHGFSGTEQQRLMTQARLLESSIFGQIDYSGARRLLEVGSGVGAQTEILLRRFPDLHVTGVDLSEAQLATARENLARTPWCSDRYTLQQADAGELPFEARSFDSAFLCWVLEHVPSPARVLSEVRRVLAPGSPVYITEVMNASFLLDPYSPHIWRYWMAFNDFQYDHGGDPFVGAKLGNLLLAGGFRDVHTEIKTIHLDNREPARRKTMIAFWEQLLLSAADQLLQAGAVDEETVEGMRREFRLVQNDPNAVFFYSFVQGRATVY from the coding sequence ATGACCCCGCCGATCTCTTCCCCCACCTATCTGCACGGTTTTTCCGGCACCGAACAGCAGCGCCTGATGACCCAGGCACGCCTGCTGGAATCAAGCATCTTCGGCCAGATCGACTACAGCGGCGCCCGCCGCCTGCTGGAAGTGGGCAGCGGCGTGGGCGCGCAGACCGAGATCCTGCTGCGCCGTTTCCCCGACCTGCACGTGACCGGCGTGGACCTGAGCGAGGCCCAGCTGGCCACGGCGCGCGAGAACCTGGCGCGCACGCCCTGGTGCAGCGACCGCTACACCCTGCAGCAGGCCGATGCCGGTGAGCTGCCGTTCGAGGCCCGCAGCTTCGATTCGGCCTTCCTGTGCTGGGTGCTGGAGCACGTGCCTTCGCCGGCCCGCGTATTGAGCGAAGTCCGCCGCGTACTGGCGCCGGGTTCGCCGGTGTACATCACCGAAGTGATGAATGCCTCGTTCCTGCTCGATCCGTATTCGCCGCATATCTGGCGTTACTGGATGGCCTTCAACGACTTCCAATACGACCACGGCGGCGACCCGTTCGTCGGCGCCAAGCTGGGCAACCTGCTGCTGGCCGGCGGCTTCCGCGACGTGCATACCGAGATCAAGACCATCCACCTGGACAACCGCGAACCGGCGCGCCGCAAGACCATGATTGCGTTCTGGGAACAGCTGCTGCTGTCGGCGGCCGACCAGCTGCTGCAGGCCGGTGCCGTGGATGAGGAGACCGTGGAAGGCATGCGCCGCGAGTTCCGGTTGGTGCAGAACGATCCCAACGCGGTGTTCTTCTATTCGTTCGTGCAGGGCCGCGCCACGGTGTATTGA
- a CDS encoding UDP-2,3-diacylglucosamine diphosphatase, whose product MSGVAPLPPRHRAVFVSDVHLGSPHCHAAELAGFLGRLRCERLYLVGDIIDLWWMAHRGARWRQSHSDVVQALHALHRAGTDIIYIPGNHDASLRQVCGMMLPAMQVRRRAIHVTADGRRLLVVHGDDYDGATHFGGLQERFGDWLYYRILTGNRLFNAVRRPLGLRYWSLSEFLKRRSSAAERYIQRFVQAGLDDVRRRGLDGIVCGHIHRAALIERDGLVYANDGDWVESLSALAEDHDGALRLLDHTGRTLVELPGARIRHAA is encoded by the coding sequence ATGAGCGGGGTGGCGCCGCTGCCGCCGCGCCATCGGGCCGTGTTCGTGTCTGACGTGCACCTGGGCTCGCCGCATTGCCACGCCGCAGAACTGGCGGGCTTCCTGGGCCGGTTGCGCTGCGAGCGGCTGTACCTGGTGGGCGACATCATCGACCTGTGGTGGATGGCCCACCGCGGCGCGCGTTGGCGGCAGTCACACAGCGATGTGGTGCAGGCCCTGCACGCGCTGCACAGGGCAGGCACCGACATCATCTACATTCCCGGCAACCACGATGCCTCGCTGCGCCAGGTCTGCGGCATGATGCTGCCGGCCATGCAGGTGCGCCGGCGGGCCATCCACGTGACCGCCGATGGCCGCCGCCTGCTGGTGGTGCACGGTGACGACTACGACGGCGCCACCCACTTCGGCGGCCTGCAGGAGCGCTTCGGTGATTGGCTGTACTACCGCATCCTGACCGGCAACCGCCTGTTCAATGCGGTGCGGCGCCCGCTGGGGCTGCGCTACTGGTCGCTGTCCGAGTTCCTGAAGCGGCGCAGCAGTGCCGCCGAGCGTTACATCCAGCGCTTCGTGCAGGCCGGCCTGGACGATGTGCGCCGGCGGGGGCTGGACGGGATTGTCTGCGGGCACATCCATCGCGCGGCGCTGATCGAACGCGATGGCCTGGTCTATGCCAACGATGGGGACTGGGTGGAAAGCCTGAGCGCGCTGGCCGAAGACCATGACGGCGCCTTGCGCCTGCTCGACCACACCGGCCGGACCCTGGTCGAGTTGCCAGGCGCACGCATCCGACATGCCGCCTGA
- the ppc gene encoding phosphoenolpyruvate carboxylase: protein MNEYRSSIEFASPDLPLRDDVRRLGALVGDLLVEQVSAAFLDDVEDVRTRAIARRENQAPLAELAQGLAGRTPQQAETMVRAFSTYFQVVNIAERVHRIRRRRDYQRAGTAAPQPDGLQDALQHLKTQGVSLDELAQWLPRIDIEPVFTAHPTEAVRRALLEKEQLMVASLVDNLDGQRTPGEAAADAARFRMALTASWQTTDSSPVRPTVDDEREHVGFYLVQVLYRVIPVLYESLQQALRDTYGQELPLPRLLRFGTWVGGDMDGNPNVDAGTIRNTLDAQRQAVLGRYQKELLQLASLLSQSTERVGVSEALQARVAQYQQQLPQVQSRPRHADMPYRLLNDRMRARLQATLDDGEGAYAGPDELIDDLQLILDSLRANRGEHAGGFAVQRLLWRVKTFGFHLARLDVRQESSVHARALAAVLGGEEAWQALDALGRARLLGPHASGETPLPAGSDEGNARLDAVFAALADARARHGADALGSYIISMAHDRSDVLAVLALARRGGLVDDEGAVPLDIAPLFETVDDLKRGTATLRDLLADPVYRAHLRARGDVQMVMLGYSDSSKDGGIAASRWGLQRAQVELLEVAAEHSIGLTFFHGRGGSISRGGGKTTHAVDASPRGSIDGRLRVTEQGEVIHRKYGIRALALRSLEQSTGAVLRASLRPRAAEPREDDWRPVMDQVAAASSEVYRAFVGQPQFMDYFRSATPIDVIERMTLGSRPSRRLGQDAALGNLRAIPWVFAWSQARAVIPGWYGVGSGLQAAVDAGHEQTLRDMARDWPFFRTFLDDIAMVLSKGDITIAEQFSLLSGDLHGRFFPQVQRELELTRHWLLALLGQKTLLDHDARLALSIRLRNPYVDPISVLQVDLLQRWRASGREDDDLLRALVACVNGVSQGVQNTG, encoded by the coding sequence ATGAACGAGTACCGCAGCAGCATCGAATTCGCTTCCCCCGATCTTCCGCTTCGCGATGATGTGCGCCGGCTGGGCGCACTGGTTGGCGATCTGCTGGTGGAACAAGTCTCCGCCGCGTTCCTCGATGATGTGGAGGATGTGCGCACCCGCGCGATCGCCCGCCGCGAGAACCAGGCGCCGCTGGCCGAACTGGCGCAGGGCCTGGCCGGGCGCACGCCGCAGCAGGCCGAAACCATGGTGCGTGCGTTCAGTACCTACTTCCAGGTAGTGAACATTGCCGAGCGCGTGCACCGTATCCGCCGCCGTCGTGACTACCAGCGTGCTGGTACCGCCGCGCCGCAGCCCGACGGCCTGCAGGACGCGCTGCAGCACCTGAAGACGCAGGGCGTGAGCCTGGACGAACTGGCGCAGTGGTTGCCGCGCATCGACATCGAACCGGTGTTCACCGCCCATCCCACCGAAGCGGTACGCCGTGCGCTGCTGGAAAAAGAACAGTTGATGGTGGCCAGCCTGGTGGACAACCTGGATGGCCAGCGCACGCCCGGTGAAGCCGCCGCCGACGCAGCGCGCTTCCGCATGGCGCTGACCGCTTCGTGGCAGACCACCGATTCTTCGCCGGTGCGGCCCACCGTGGATGACGAACGCGAACACGTGGGTTTCTACCTGGTGCAGGTGCTGTACCGGGTGATTCCGGTGCTGTACGAATCGCTGCAGCAGGCGCTGCGCGACACCTATGGGCAGGAACTGCCGCTGCCGCGCCTGCTGCGCTTCGGCACCTGGGTGGGCGGCGACATGGACGGCAATCCCAACGTGGATGCCGGCACCATCCGCAACACGCTGGATGCGCAGCGGCAGGCGGTGCTGGGCCGTTACCAGAAGGAACTGCTGCAGCTGGCCAGCCTGCTCAGCCAGTCCACCGAGCGGGTGGGGGTGAGCGAGGCGCTGCAGGCGCGCGTGGCGCAGTACCAGCAGCAGTTGCCGCAGGTGCAGTCGCGGCCACGCCATGCCGACATGCCCTACCGCCTGCTCAACGACCGCATGCGTGCACGCCTGCAGGCCACGCTGGACGATGGCGAAGGTGCCTATGCCGGCCCGGATGAACTGATCGACGATCTGCAGCTGATCCTGGACAGCCTGCGTGCCAACCGCGGCGAGCATGCCGGGGGCTTTGCGGTGCAGCGACTGCTGTGGCGGGTGAAGACCTTTGGCTTCCATCTGGCGCGGCTGGACGTGCGCCAGGAATCGAGCGTGCATGCGCGCGCGCTGGCGGCGGTGCTGGGCGGTGAGGAGGCATGGCAGGCGCTGGACGCGCTGGGCCGGGCACGGTTGCTGGGCCCGCACGCCAGCGGCGAAACACCGTTGCCGGCCGGCAGCGATGAAGGCAACGCGCGCCTGGATGCCGTGTTCGCGGCGCTGGCCGATGCCCGCGCACGCCACGGTGCCGATGCCTTGGGCAGCTACATCATTTCCATGGCGCATGACCGCAGCGACGTGCTGGCGGTGTTGGCGTTGGCGCGGCGCGGCGGCCTGGTCGATGACGAAGGCGCGGTGCCACTGGATATCGCTCCGCTGTTCGAAACCGTGGACGATCTGAAGCGCGGCACCGCCACCCTGCGTGACCTGCTGGCCGACCCGGTGTACCGCGCACACCTGCGCGCACGGGGCGATGTGCAGATGGTGATGCTGGGCTATTCGGACAGCAGCAAGGATGGCGGCATCGCGGCATCGCGCTGGGGCCTGCAGCGTGCCCAGGTGGAACTGCTGGAAGTGGCCGCCGAACACTCCATTGGGCTGACCTTCTTCCACGGTCGTGGCGGCTCGATCAGCCGCGGCGGTGGCAAGACGACCCATGCGGTGGATGCTTCCCCGCGTGGCAGCATCGATGGCCGCCTGCGGGTGACCGAGCAGGGCGAGGTGATCCACCGCAAGTACGGCATCCGCGCGCTGGCCTTGCGCTCGCTGGAGCAGTCCACCGGCGCGGTGCTGCGCGCCAGCCTGCGCCCGCGCGCGGCCGAGCCGCGCGAAGACGACTGGCGGCCGGTGATGGACCAGGTGGCCGCCGCCAGCAGTGAGGTCTATCGGGCATTCGTGGGCCAACCGCAGTTCATGGACTACTTCCGCTCCGCCACGCCGATCGATGTGATCGAGCGGATGACGCTGGGCTCGCGGCCTTCGCGGCGGCTCGGCCAGGATGCGGCGCTGGGCAACCTGCGGGCGATTCCCTGGGTGTTCGCCTGGAGCCAGGCGCGGGCGGTCATTCCCGGCTGGTACGGGGTGGGCAGTGGCCTGCAGGCCGCGGTGGATGCCGGCCATGAGCAGACGCTGCGGGACATGGCGCGCGACTGGCCGTTCTTCCGCACCTTCCTGGATGACATCGCCATGGTGTTGTCCAAGGGCGATATCACCATTGCCGAGCAGTTCTCGCTGCTGTCCGGCGATCTGCACGGGCGGTTCTTCCCGCAGGTGCAGCGCGAGCTTGAACTGACCCGGCACTGGCTGCTGGCGCTGCTGGGCCAGAAGACGCTGCTGGACCACGATGCGCGGCTGGCGCTGTCGATCCGCCTGCGCAATCCTTATGTGGACCCGATCAGCGTGCTGCAGGTGGACCTGCTGCAGCGCTGGCGGGCCAGCGGGCGCGAGGATGACGATCTGCTGCGCGCGCTGGTGGCGTGCGTGAACGGCGTTTCGCAGGGCGTGCAGAACACCGGTTGA
- a CDS encoding acyl-CoA thioesterase: MSTELKSHQLSMTVLMSPDMANFSGKVHGGAILRLLDQVAYACASRYAGSYVVTLSVDQVMFRQPIAVGELVTFLASVNYTGTSSMEIGVKVVAEDILKRSVRHANSCFFTMVAVDEAGKPTAVPPLQLENSDERRRHAAALIRRQLRQEMEQRHLELLASNPPSPED, encoded by the coding sequence ATGTCGACCGAACTCAAATCCCACCAGCTGTCCATGACCGTGCTGATGTCGCCGGACATGGCCAATTTTTCCGGCAAGGTGCATGGCGGTGCGATCCTGCGCCTGCTCGACCAGGTGGCCTACGCCTGCGCCAGCCGCTACGCCGGCAGCTACGTGGTTACCCTGTCGGTGGACCAGGTGATGTTCCGCCAGCCCATCGCGGTGGGTGAACTGGTCACCTTCCTGGCCTCGGTGAACTACACCGGCACCTCGTCGATGGAAATCGGGGTGAAGGTGGTGGCCGAGGACATCCTCAAGCGCAGCGTGCGCCACGCCAACAGCTGCTTCTTCACCATGGTGGCCGTGGACGAGGCCGGCAAGCCGACCGCCGTGCCGCCGCTGCAGCTGGAGAACAGCGACGAGCGCCGCCGCCACGCCGCTGCGCTCATCCGCCGCCAGCTGCGCCAGGAAATGGAACAGCGGCACCTGGAACTGCTGGCCTCCAACCCACCCTCTCCGGAGGATTGA
- the dusB gene encoding tRNA dihydrouridine synthase DusB, which translates to MQIGPYTIAPNVVLAPMAGVTDKPFRLLCKRLGAGLAASEMTISDPRFWNTRKSIHRMDHDGEPAPISVQIAGTEPQQLAEAARYNVDHGAQIIDINMGCPAKKVCNAWAGSALMRDEALVARILEAVVNAVPVPVTLKIRTGWDCDHRNGPLIARIAEDSGIAALAVHGRTRDQHYTGQAEYSTIAEIKAALRIPVIANGDIDSPQKAAQVLQQTGVDAVMIGRSAQGRPWIFREVAHYLATGQELPPPSLAEVRDILLGHLHALHAFYGEPQGVRIARKHLGWYAKDRPENAAFRAVVNRAEDPASQIALTAEYFDRLIAGEPAMPTAA; encoded by the coding sequence ATGCAGATCGGCCCGTACACCATTGCCCCCAACGTCGTGCTCGCGCCCATGGCCGGCGTCACCGACAAGCCGTTCCGCCTGCTGTGCAAACGGCTGGGTGCGGGTCTGGCCGCCTCGGAAATGACCATCAGCGACCCGCGCTTCTGGAACACGCGCAAATCGATCCACCGCATGGACCATGACGGCGAGCCTGCTCCCATCAGTGTGCAGATTGCCGGCACCGAGCCGCAGCAGCTGGCCGAGGCCGCCCGCTACAACGTCGACCACGGCGCGCAGATCATCGACATCAACATGGGCTGCCCGGCCAAGAAGGTGTGCAACGCCTGGGCCGGTTCCGCGCTGATGCGCGACGAGGCATTGGTGGCGCGCATCCTGGAGGCGGTGGTGAACGCGGTGCCGGTGCCGGTCACCCTGAAGATCCGCACCGGCTGGGACTGCGACCACCGCAATGGCCCGCTGATTGCGCGCATCGCCGAGGACAGTGGCATTGCCGCGCTGGCGGTGCATGGCCGCACCCGCGACCAGCATTACACCGGCCAGGCCGAATACAGCACCATTGCCGAGATCAAGGCCGCGCTGCGCATTCCGGTCATCGCCAACGGCGACATCGATTCGCCGCAGAAGGCGGCGCAGGTGTTGCAGCAGACCGGGGTGGACGCGGTGATGATCGGCCGTTCCGCACAGGGCCGGCCGTGGATCTTCCGCGAAGTGGCGCACTATCTGGCCACCGGCCAGGAACTGCCGCCGCCGTCGCTGGCCGAAGTGCGCGACATCCTGCTGGGCCACCTGCATGCACTGCACGCGTTCTACGGTGAACCGCAGGGCGTGCGCATCGCCCGCAAGCACCTGGGCTGGTACGCCAAGGACCGCCCGGAAAACGCTGCCTTCCGCGCCGTGGTGAACCGCGCCGAAGACCCAGCCAGCCAGATCGCACTGACGGCCGAATACTTCGACCGCCTGATCGCCGGGGAGCCGGCCATGCCCACAGCCGCCTGA
- a CDS encoding metal-dependent hydrolase, whose translation MDSLTQIVLGGAVAAAIAPPGHRRAALLAGAALGTLPDLDALWLGFTASDPVANMVEHRSFSHSLLVLPWVAAAIWWLFKRFGHGRVAQAPVRWFWAIQLALVTHPLLDAFTVYGTQLWWPLQPHPAMGSSVFIIDPAYTVWLLLGCVLAWFGRARPWAGKVLGMALLVSSAYLGWGLVAKAQVDKAAQQSLAAMGLGDAPRFSVPMPFNTLLWRVVAMTPSGYVVGDRSLWADGGPMQFEGHASNVQALREAAHLPAVQRLQWFNRGFMRAQVVDGTLVLSDLRMGLEPDYTFNFAVARQADGQWQPIVPEQRRTDYSSPQARAAMKGRLAMMWQRIWHTP comes from the coding sequence ATGGACTCATTGACCCAGATCGTACTCGGTGGCGCGGTAGCTGCTGCCATCGCTCCGCCCGGCCATCGCCGCGCGGCCCTGTTGGCTGGCGCGGCGCTGGGCACCCTGCCGGACCTGGACGCGCTCTGGCTTGGTTTCACCGCCAGCGACCCGGTGGCGAACATGGTCGAGCACCGCAGCTTCAGCCACTCGCTGCTGGTGCTGCCCTGGGTGGCCGCCGCGATCTGGTGGCTGTTCAAACGCTTCGGCCATGGGCGCGTGGCGCAGGCGCCAGTACGCTGGTTCTGGGCGATCCAGCTGGCGCTGGTGACCCATCCACTGCTGGATGCGTTCACCGTCTACGGCACGCAGTTGTGGTGGCCGCTGCAGCCGCATCCTGCAATGGGATCCAGTGTGTTCATCATCGACCCGGCCTACACCGTGTGGCTGCTGCTGGGCTGCGTGCTGGCCTGGTTCGGTCGCGCGCGGCCCTGGGCCGGCAAGGTGCTGGGCATGGCGCTGCTGGTCAGCAGCGCCTACCTGGGCTGGGGGCTGGTGGCCAAGGCGCAGGTGGACAAGGCTGCGCAGCAGAGCCTGGCCGCGATGGGCCTAGGCGATGCGCCGCGCTTCTCGGTGCCGATGCCGTTCAACACCCTGCTGTGGCGGGTGGTGGCGATGACGCCCAGTGGTTACGTGGTGGGCGACCGCTCGCTGTGGGCCGACGGTGGGCCGATGCAGTTCGAAGGGCATGCCTCGAACGTGCAGGCGCTGCGCGAGGCCGCGCACCTGCCTGCCGTGCAGCGCCTGCAATGGTTCAATCGCGGCTTCATGCGCGCGCAGGTGGTCGATGGCACCCTGGTGCTGAGCGATCTGCGCATGGGCCTGGAACCGGACTACACCTTCAACTTCGCCGTGGCCCGCCAGGCCGACGGACAGTGGCAGCCGATCGTGCCCGAGCAGCGCCGCACCGATTACAGCAGCCCGCAGGCGCGGGCCGCGATGAAGGGCCGGCTGGCGATGATGTGGCAGCGCATCTGGCACACCCCGTAG
- a CDS encoding GNAT family N-acyltransferase, producing MQELQQRLQQRFPEWFHGRRGQLARPLLRGIGRWSRLDRIEAFLQRSEGLRGFDFVAASLDFLGSPYQLEAGALDRIPAQGRLLIVANHPSGALDALALLDAVGRVRRDVRIVANDLLGALAPLQELLLPVRMLGGKVQRASLQAVEQALAAEQCVIVFPAGEVSRLSVHGIRDGRWQRGFVRFARASSAPVLPVRVQARNSLLFYSASALFKPAGTALLAREMFARRGRPLRLQIGQPMQLAHGDASAQLLAVRRALYALRCSDAAAPAQEPLAAPLPPAEVARAVATAQLLGQTGDGKQILLARCAAGCPLLLELGRLRELTFRRVGEGTGRARDLDAFDLDYQHIVIWDAVAQRIAGAYRIMRGAQALARRGLGGLYSASLFRYSDDAIPRIAEGLELGRSFVVPEYWGSRSLDYLWQGIGAYLQCQPGIRYLFGAVSISAALPRDAREQLVAYYQRYHGGAQGLVESHRPFQYFAAPPSYGELDAAGAFEVLKANLAALGTVVPTLYRQYTELCEPGGARFLAFGVDPDFSDSIDGLIEVDLQAIRPHKRKRYLRDAGAVA from the coding sequence ATGCAGGAACTGCAGCAGCGCCTCCAGCAACGCTTCCCCGAATGGTTCCATGGCCGCCGGGGGCAGCTTGCCCGGCCCCTGCTGCGCGGTATCGGTCGCTGGTCGCGGCTGGACCGCATCGAGGCCTTCCTGCAGCGCAGCGAGGGCCTGCGCGGTTTCGATTTCGTCGCCGCCAGCCTGGATTTCCTGGGCAGCCCGTACCAGCTGGAAGCCGGCGCACTGGATCGCATTCCGGCGCAGGGGCGGCTGCTGATCGTGGCCAACCATCCGTCCGGGGCGCTGGACGCGCTGGCCCTGCTGGATGCGGTGGGCCGGGTGCGGCGCGATGTCCGCATCGTGGCCAACGACCTGCTGGGCGCGCTGGCGCCGCTGCAGGAGCTGCTGCTGCCGGTGCGCATGCTGGGCGGCAAGGTGCAGCGCGCCAGCCTGCAGGCGGTGGAACAGGCGCTGGCCGCCGAACAGTGCGTGATCGTGTTCCCCGCCGGTGAAGTGTCGCGGCTGTCGGTGCATGGCATCCGCGATGGGCGCTGGCAGCGTGGCTTCGTCCGTTTCGCCCGCGCATCGTCGGCGCCGGTGCTGCCGGTGCGGGTGCAGGCGCGCAATTCACTGCTGTTCTACAGCGCCTCGGCCTTGTTCAAGCCGGCCGGCACCGCCTTGCTGGCGCGCGAGATGTTCGCCCGCCGCGGGCGCCCGTTGCGGCTGCAGATCGGCCAGCCGATGCAGCTCGCCCACGGTGATGCCAGCGCCCAGCTGCTGGCGGTGCGGCGCGCGCTGTATGCACTGCGCTGCAGCGACGCGGCCGCGCCGGCGCAGGAACCGCTGGCCGCACCGCTGCCGCCGGCCGAGGTGGCCCGGGCTGTGGCGACGGCCCAGCTGCTGGGCCAGACCGGTGACGGCAAGCAGATCCTGCTGGCGCGCTGCGCAGCGGGTTGCCCGCTGCTGCTGGAACTGGGGCGCCTGCGCGAACTGACCTTCCGCCGCGTGGGCGAGGGCACCGGTCGCGCGCGCGATCTGGACGCGTTCGATCTGGACTACCAGCACATCGTGATCTGGGATGCGGTGGCGCAGCGCATCGCCGGTGCCTACCGCATCATGCGCGGCGCCCAGGCGCTGGCCCGTCGCGGCCTGGGCGGCCTCTACAGCGCTTCGCTGTTCCGTTATTCCGACGATGCGATTCCGCGCATCGCCGAAGGGCTGGAACTGGGACGCAGCTTCGTGGTGCCCGAGTACTGGGGCAGCCGCAGCCTGGATTATCTGTGGCAGGGCATCGGTGCCTACCTGCAGTGCCAGCCGGGCATCCGCTACCTGTTCGGCGCGGTGTCCATCAGTGCGGCACTGCCGCGCGATGCGCGTGAGCAGCTGGTGGCCTACTACCAGCGTTACCACGGTGGCGCGCAGGGCCTGGTCGAATCGCATCGCCCGTTCCAGTATTTCGCCGCGCCGCCCAGCTACGGTGAACTGGACGCTGCCGGTGCCTTCGAGGTGCTGAAGGCCAACCTGGCCGCACTGGGAACGGTGGTGCCAACGTTGTACCGGCAATACACCGAGCTGTGCGAACCCGGTGGTGCCCGCTTCCTGGCCTTCGGTGTCGATCCGGATTTCAGCGATTCCATCGACGGCTTGATCGAGGTGGACCTGCAGGCGATCCGGCCACACAAGCGCAAGCGCTACCTGCGCGATGCGGGGGCGGTGGCATGA
- the metK gene encoding methionine adenosyltransferase has product MSSYLFTSESVSEGHPDKVADQISDAVLDAILTQDQRARVACETMVKTGVAIVAGEITTSAWIDLEALTRKVITDIGYDSSDVGFDGATCGVLNLIGKQSPHIAQGVDRKKPEEMGAGDQGLMFGYATNETDSYMPAAIHLSHRLVEQQAKIRKKRNSPLSWLRPDAKSQVTLRYENGEVSAIDAVVLSTQHAPGIKQKDLIEAVREEIIKPVLPAKWLHKGTKFHINPTGKFEIGGPVGDCGLTGRKIIVDTYGGWARHGGGAFSGKDPSKVDRSAAYAARYVAKNVVAAGLADRCEVQVSYAIGVAEPTSISVTTFGTGKISDDKIEKLIRKHFDLRPYGIIKMLDLIHPMYQQTAAYGHFGRKPKEFSYLNGEGETVNATAFSWEKTDRAAALRADAKLK; this is encoded by the coding sequence ATGTCCAGCTATCTCTTCACCTCCGAGTCGGTCTCCGAAGGCCATCCGGACAAGGTTGCCGACCAGATCTCCGATGCGGTGCTGGACGCGATCCTGACCCAGGACCAGCGCGCCCGCGTGGCCTGCGAAACCATGGTCAAGACCGGTGTTGCCATCGTCGCCGGTGAAATCACCACCAGCGCATGGATCGACCTGGAAGCGCTGACCCGCAAGGTCATCACGGACATCGGCTATGACAGCTCGGACGTCGGCTTCGACGGCGCCACCTGCGGCGTGCTGAACCTGATCGGCAAGCAGTCGCCGCACATCGCCCAGGGCGTGGACCGCAAGAAGCCCGAAGAAATGGGCGCTGGCGACCAGGGCCTGATGTTCGGCTACGCCACCAACGAAACCGACAGCTACATGCCGGCGGCGATCCACCTGTCGCACCGCCTGGTGGAACAGCAGGCCAAGATCCGCAAGAAGCGCAACTCGCCGCTGTCGTGGCTGCGCCCGGATGCCAAGAGCCAGGTCACCCTGCGCTATGAAAACGGCGAAGTCTCGGCCATCGATGCGGTCGTGCTGTCGACCCAGCATGCCCCGGGCATCAAGCAGAAGGACCTGATCGAGGCCGTCCGCGAAGAGATCATCAAGCCGGTGCTGCCGGCCAAGTGGCTGCACAAGGGCACCAAGTTCCACATCAACCCGACCGGCAAGTTCGAGATCGGCGGCCCGGTGGGCGACTGCGGCCTGACCGGCCGCAAGATCATCGTCGACACCTACGGCGGCTGGGCCCGTCACGGTGGTGGCGCGTTCTCCGGCAAGGATCCGTCCAAGGTCGACCGTTCGGCTGCCTACGCGGCCCGCTACGTTGCCAAGAACGTGGTTGCCGCCGGCCTGGCCGACCGTTGCGAAGTGCAGGTCTCCTACGCCATCGGCGTGGCTGAGCCGACCTCGATCTCGGTCACCACCTTCGGCACCGGCAAGATCAGCGACGACAAGATCGAGAAGCTGATCCGCAAGCACTTCGACCTGCGCCCGTACGGCATCATCAAGATGCTGGACCTGATCCACCCGATGTACCAGCAGACCGCGGCCTACGGCCACTTCGGCCGCAAGCCGAAGGAGTTCAGCTACCTCAACGGCGAAGGCGAAACCGTCAACGCCACGGCCTTCTCCTGGGAGAAGACCGACCGCGCCGCCGCCCTGCGCGCCGACGCCAAGCTGAAGTAA